The window CGTTCCGCGCCCGCGGCGACCGGAGGTTTGAACGCCTCGCCGGGAGGTTTGCCTTGAAGGAGGCGTTGATCAAAGCGTGGGGAAGAGGGATCCCGTTTTCCGAGATCGAGGTGGAAAACGACCCGGCTGGCCGACCGGTGGTCCGTTGCCGCCGCGTCCGGGGAAGGATAACGGCCAGCCTCACGCATACGCGGAGGCTGGCCGTCGGTTGCG is drawn from Candidatus Bipolaricaulota bacterium and contains these coding sequences:
- the acpS gene encoding holo-ACP synthase, with the translated sequence MTQIGIDAVEVTRMKEVCSRRGDRFLYRVFTPAEVDYAFRARGDRRFERLAGRFALKEALIKAWGRGIPFSEIEVENDPAGRPVVRCRRVRGRITASLTHTRRLAVGCVLLETEVTSSPPRRSG